One Mycolicibacterium fallax genomic window, CGGGCCATCCGGGCGGCCTCCGACGTCGGCTTCGCCTACCTGCGCGCGGCCGTCGGCCGGATCACCGGCCGGACCGACCCCGCGGCCGTCGCCGCCCTCGGGGTGCAGGCGCTGGCCGCCGCCAGCACCCTGGACGACGGCCTGCGCCAGTACCTGTCGGAAAGCGGCGGGCCGGCCGACATCCGGACGCCGATCATCCAGGAGACCAACCGGGTCACCGCGCTGCGCGCGGCGGCCGATCTGATCGCCGACATTCCCCGGCCACCGGCGCCGGAGGCCTACCCGGGCACCCGCGCGGTGCTGGACGACTTCGCGACTGCGGTGTGCGATCGCGCCGGGGACCCGGTGGCGTTCACCGCACATTTCGTGACGGCGCTGCGCGCCGAATCGGCCGAGGTGGGGCGACCGGTCACCGATGCGTTGCCGCTGGTGTCGGTCGCCGCCAACCTCGGCGAGCTGGCAGTGCTCTATCCGGAGCTCTATCCGAAGCCCTACCCGGAGCGCTGACCGGTCGCCCGGTGCGGCCGCAGTGCGCCCGCCGGGATCGCCCCGAACCGGCCCGCCTGGTAGTCCTCCAGCGCCTCGATCACCTCGGCCTTGGTGTTCATCACGAACGGCCCGTAGTGGAAGACCCGCTCCCGGATCGGCTTACCGCCCAGCAGCAGCACCTCCAGGGCCGGCCGGTTGGCGTCCTGGGTTGCGGCGGCGTCCACCGTGATCCGGTCGCCGGCGCCGAGCACCGCGAGTTGGCCCTGCTCGATCGGGTGGCCGTCGGGTCCGACGCTGCCCCGCCCGGACAGCACGTAGACCAGCGCATTGAAGCTCCGGTCCCAGGGCAGGTTCAGCCGCGCACCGGGTTGCACGGTGGCGTGCGCCACGGTGATCGGGGTGTGCGTGACGCCGGGGCCGCGGTGCCCGTCGACGTCGCCGGCGATCAGGCGCAGCAGCGCGCCGCCGTCGGCCGAGGACAGCAACCCGGCCTGCTCGGCCTCGATGGACTGGTAGCGCGGGGCGGCGAACTTGTCGGCGCGCGGCAGGTTCACCCACAGCTGCAGGCCGTGGAACAGGCCGCCGCTCTCGACGAGTTCGGCGGGCGGGGTCTCGATGTGCAGGATGCCCGACCCGGCGGTCATCCACTGGGTGGCGCCGTCGCCGATCAGCCCGCCGCCGCCGTGCGAGTCCTGGTGGGCGAACTGCCCGTCGATCATGTAGGTGACGGTCTCGAAGCCGCGGTGCGGATGCCAGTCGGTGCCGCGCGGTTCGCCCGGTTCGTAGTCGACCTCACCCATCTGGTCGAGGTGGACGAATGGGTCGAGGTCGGCGGCGGACACCCCGGCGAAGGCCCGGACCACCGGGAATCCCTCGCCCTCGATGCCGCGCGGGCCGGTGGTGATGGATCGCACCGGCCGTTCGGCCTGGTCGGGGGTGGCCGCGGTGATCCGCGGCAGGGTCAACGTGTCGGCGGTGATGGCAGGCATCGGATTCCTCCTTGAATTGAGAACTACCCCAATCAACCGGACTGCGGTCCGTTTATTCCCGGATCAGCCGAGCAGGGCGTGCGCGGCGGCGCGCGCCTCCGCGGCGCCGGCCGCGGCCAGCACCGCCGCGGCCGCCTCCTCGCACTGCGCGAGCGATACCGCGGCGAGCCGGGCGCCCACCGCGGGGACCGCGGCCGAGGCCGCCGACAGCGAGGTGACGCCCATCCCGGCCAGCACGCAGGCCAGCAGCGGGTCGGCCGCCGCCTCCCCGCACACCCCGACCGGCTTACCCGCGGCGCGGCCCGCGGCGGCCGCCACCGCCACCAGTGCCAGCACCCCGGGCTGCCAGGGGTCGGTCAGCGCCGCCAGCTCGGCCGACATCCGGTCGGCGGCCATCGTGTACTGAGCCAGATCGTTGGTGCCGACGGACAGGAAGTCCACGTGTTCGAGGATCCGGTCGGCCAGCAACGCGGCGGCCGGGATCTCGATCATCACCCCGGGCCGCAGGCCGTGCGCCCGGGCCCGCTCGGCGAAGTCCCGGGCCTCGGCGGGGGTGGCGATCATCGGCGCCATCACCCAGGGCGCCACCCCGGCGAGTTCGGCGGCCCGGGCGATCCCGGCCAGCTGACGGTCCAGCAGGCCGGGGTTGGCGACCGCGATCCGGATGCCCCGCACCCCGAGCGCCGGGTTCGGCTCATCGGCGTGTCCGGCGAACTTCAGCGGCTTGTCGGATCCGGCGTCCAGGGTGCGGATCACCACCTTGCCCGCCGGGAAGGCCGCCAGCACCTCGGCGTAGATCTGGGCCTGCTCGGCCACCGACGGTTCGGTCTCCCGGTTCAAGAAGCACAGCTCGGTGCGGAACAGCCCCACCCCCTCGGCCGGGGTGTCCGCGGCGGCCCGGGCGGCGGCACCGTCCTGCACATTGGCCAGCACCTCGACGCGGTGGCCGTCGGCGGTGCCGCCGGGTCCGGCCCAGTTCGCCAGCGCGGCGGCGGCCCGCTCGGCCGCCGCAACCTCGGCCGCGGCCCGGGCCGGGTCCGGTTCGACGACGACGACCCCGCGGGTGCCGTCGATCAGCACCATCGTCTCGGCCGCGACGCCGTCGAGCCCGGCCACCGCCACCACGCACGGGATGCCCAACTGCCGGGCGATGATCGCGGTGTGGCTGGTCGGCCCGCCCAGGCTGGTCGCCAGCCCGACCACCAGCGACGGGTCCAGGCCCGCGGTGTCGGCGGGGGCCAGGTCGTCGGCGCACAGGATCGACGGCGTCGCCGGCACCGGCACGCCGGGCTCGGGCAGGCCGAGCAGTTCGGCGGTGACCCGGTCCCGGATGTCGCACAGGTCGGTGACCCGCTCGGCCATCAGTCCACCCGCCTTGGCGAACATCTCGGCAAAGAAGGCGACCGAATCGTGGGTGGCCCGCGGCGCCGGGACGCCCGCGGCGATGCCGCTGCGGGCCCGGCTCAGCCAGGCCTTGTCCAGGGCCAGTTGCGCGGTCGCCGCCAACACTTCCGCGGCCACGCCGGTGGCCGCCGCCG contains:
- a CDS encoding pirin family protein, with the translated sequence MPAITADTLTLPRITAATPDQAERPVRSITTGPRGIEGEGFPVVRAFAGVSAADLDPFVHLDQMGEVDYEPGEPRGTDWHPHRGFETVTYMIDGQFAHQDSHGGGGLIGDGATQWMTAGSGILHIETPPAELVESGGLFHGLQLWVNLPRADKFAAPRYQSIEAEQAGLLSSADGGALLRLIAGDVDGHRGPGVTHTPITVAHATVQPGARLNLPWDRSFNALVYVLSGRGSVGPDGHPIEQGQLAVLGAGDRITVDAAATQDANRPALEVLLLGGKPIRERVFHYGPFVMNTKAEVIEALEDYQAGRFGAIPAGALRPHRATGQRSG
- a CDS encoding putative PEP-binding protein, which translates into the protein MNIVTPPISLAGVPVVSGVRYAPVIRPGRAPQPDLAGLAELAAADREAEAARFDAAAAAVAARLRDRAAAATGVAAEVLAATAQLALDKAWLSRARSGIAAGVPAPRATHDSVAFFAEMFAKAGGLMAERVTDLCDIRDRVTAELLGLPEPGVPVPATPSILCADDLAPADTAGLDPSLVVGLATSLGGPTSHTAIIARQLGIPCVVAVAGLDGVAAETMVLIDGTRGVVVVEPDPARAAAEVAAAERAAAALANWAGPGGTADGHRVEVLANVQDGAAARAAADTPAEGVGLFRTELCFLNRETEPSVAEQAQIYAEVLAAFPAGKVVIRTLDAGSDKPLKFAGHADEPNPALGVRGIRIAVANPGLLDRQLAGIARAAELAGVAPWVMAPMIATPAEARDFAERARAHGLRPGVMIEIPAAALLADRILEHVDFLSVGTNDLAQYTMAADRMSAELAALTDPWQPGVLALVAVAAAAGRAAGKPVGVCGEAAADPLLACVLAGMGVTSLSAASAAVPAVGARLAAVSLAQCEEAAAAVLAAAGAAEARAAAHALLG